The Lonchura striata isolate bLonStr1 chromosome 11, bLonStr1.mat, whole genome shotgun sequence DNA segment GGGCCCGGGTGCTGCGCGCCTGCCGCGACGGCGtgagggcggcggggccgccgtgGCGCGTCCTGTTCTTCGGCACCGACCGCTTCGCCGTGACCACCCTGCGCGCCCTGTGGGCCGCCGGGTACCGCCCGGGCGCCGGGGAGAGGGGGCAGAGGGGACGCGGGAGGCGGGGACGTGAGGGAGGAGCCTGAGGGAGGAGATGGACTCTGAGGGGCGCGATGGACCCTGAGGGGGGAGATGGACCCTGAAGGACGCGATGGACCCTGAGGGGGGAGATGGACTCTGAGGGGCACGATGGACTCTGAGGGGGGAGATGGACCCTGAAGGACGCGATGGACCCTGAGGGGGGAGATGGACTCTGAGGGGCACGATGGACTCTGAGGGGGGAGATGGACCCTGAGGGGGGAGATGGACCCTGAGGGGGGAGATGGACCCTGAGGGGCGTGATGGACTCTGAGGGGGAGATGGACCCTGAGGGGGGAGATGGACCCTGAGGGGCGTGATGGACTCTGAGAGGGAGATGGACCCTGAGGGCCCCGATGGACTCTGAGGGGGAGATTTACTCTTGAGAGGCGCGGAGCctgaggggacacagcaggggctggggagggtgAGAGGGGGTGGGGACCgagggatgggagatgagggCCGGTGGTGAGGCTCAGAGGTTATTGAGGGATGAGGTGGAGTCGCGCGGGAGGGACCGTGGGTTGGGCAGGGAGGATGACAGAGAAAGGAGCGGGAAGGAGCCTGAGCttgggacagggaccgggattACAGAGACTGTGGGGATTGGCACAGGGGCACAGCGAGGGTGGAGGTGACCCAGCCCTCGCCTCAGTCTACCTGCTCTACGCCTTCAACACCTTGTCCACCCCAGGGAGCCCAGTGAGGACTCGCTGGTGTCCCGGCTGGAGGTGGTGACCCTGCCCTCCCGCCTGCCCTCCCACCTGCCCGtgaggagctgtgccagggagctCCAGCTGCCTGTGCACGAGTGGCCACACACGGGACCCGTGGGGCAGTTTGATGTGGGTGTGGTGGCCTCTTTTGGACGTCTTCTAAGCGAGGAGCTCATTCTCCAATTCCCATAGTAAGTGCGTGGACTGGACATCTGTCACTGCTTCATTAGCAAAGCTGCACTCTTGTTTTGAGGCAGCATCTGTGATGTGCAGTAGGTGAGGTCAGCTTCCCTGTGTTCATATACTTAGCCTAAGCCCTATTGCTGTCATTTTGAAATTCAGTGTTCTTTGACACATGCGTGTAAATTTATGCAAATATTCAGCAGAATATTTGCCTTTATTCCTCACATCTCTTTCTGTGTTCGCTGAGAAACTGAAGTCTATATGGTGTGAATTTTCCTTCAAGTGCATATTTAAGCCAGTAACACATGAGAACGTATGTATGTGCAGATAGTAGTTTCACTGTAATATATATTGTACTCCATTTAGGTATGTTTCAGGTACCATTCCTGTTCTAACTTGTGAATATTTCATTCCAGTGGCGTGCTGAATGTCCATCCCAGCTGTCTCCCACGATGGCGTGGTCCTGCACCCATAGTCCACACAGTGCTTCACGATGATAAGGTGACAGGGGTGACAATCATGGAAATAAGGCCAAAAAGGTAGGTTTGGTGTGCCTGGCAGATGACTCATTGCTGTTGCCTCTCAGGGCTTTAAATAATTACTGCTGAAGTAATAATTTAACTCATTCTACATAAccacaattttttaaatatatgtgaTTCATTTTAAAGTTTGAAACACTTAAAAATGTTCATCTAACTATATGAGATTTGCCACAATTACAGTATTTTAGTAAGTGTGTGGTTTGCACTCTGGGCCTGGTTTCTAATTGTTAGCATTACCACAGGGAACAGAGAGCAGTCACACAGTTTTATCAATAGGCTTGGTATGACAGGACAGAAAAGATCTGGTTTTCAGACTTCAGAGTCGTCTGTAATGTCCTGCAAGTGgacagaaaacaagaaattGCCTGTCCAGGCATGGGGAAGGTGATATGTTTTAGTTTCAGCCCAAGCTCTGGCTTAAAATGcttgtgaaaatacattattttactTTCCTTTCTTAGATGCTTGTCTAATAATAGATCTCAGGAAATTGTGAAGCAAATTTCATCTTAAGTATTTCAAGTTGTTTCTTCTTAGATCTCATGTTCTGAACTGTAAATTGTGTGTTCATATTAGTCTCAGCTTGCTGAAGCGAATCTTGCTGCCAAGATTAGTATTCTCTTCTTTGTGTTGTCTTGTGAACCAAACATTTGATAATGTGAAATGACATATGAAAAATAGTTTTAGAGGGGATAAAAAATGATAATTAGTAACTGAGCTAATGTATTGAATGCAGACTTTTGAACTGCTAATTAAGCTTCAGCTTCTCCAGTAAGGTTTGTTTTCTACCTTGCAGGTTTGATGTAGGTCCAATTATTAAGCAAGAAGAGGTTGCTGTTCCTCCCCGCTGTacagcacaggagctggaagGGATGTTGGCAAAGATGGGTGCGAGCATGGTAAAGTCCTGCCAGCTGTGTCACCTCTGACTGGTACTTTGCTTTGAACATGTGCAAACAGAATTCTTACTAATCTTGTTCTCAGCTGGCTTCAAATTTAGGAGGAGGATGATGTGAAACTTGGTGTTTGTGTGCACTTTGCCTTTTTGAGAGGAGAGCTCAGTGGTCTGTAATCAGGTGTCAGTGTCAATCCTGTATGTTGCTGTTGTGTTTCTATACAGTGAAGAACCCAAATGCTGTGGAAACAGTGCAGGctctttcttttaaatgaatttctgcttttttattttaatagtcGGCTTTTGTCGTGTTCTGGGATTAATATCAGAGAAGTGAtcatccattaaaaaaacctttGAGTTTTATAATTGTGATTCAGTGGGAACGAATATCTTTACTGTCTCTGTGTCAAGGATATGCATTTTCTGAATATACTGAGCCAATTTCCTGAAAGCTCACAGGACAGTTTCACTGTTGAAAAATTAGGTTTTACTATGTTTATTATTGCTTAAACTTATCTTGATTAATACTCtgttcaaaatttaattttgcagcTGTTAGCAGTTTTGAAGAACTTAcctgaaagtttaaaaaataaaaaagagcagCCAAAAGAAGGAGTAACATTTGGTAGGTacacatttttttcagtgtgacttgttaattttttcctttatcagCAGGAAAATTAATGTTTCCTGCCATGCTgcattgtggtttttttagatTAGTTTCTCCATGTGCTCTCTTCACTACCTTCTCTGGCTTAAAAAAGTcacacaggagaaaaaatgCTTTAGAATTCTTCAGacttactgcatttttttttcagttacttGTACAATATCAAAAATCACTGTTGATGTCACAAGATCTGAGttttttattcttcattgtTGTAATGCAGATAGAAGGGTTAGAACTGTACTTAAAAACATGATACAAGTTTGCAGTGCAATGGGTAAATAAAGAGAACAActgagaataaaaaataatccaaatttaGATGTTTATAAAATCTTTTCTCCAGTTTTTTTCTGAGGTACCTTGGCTGAATGATAGGCCCACACTTGGTCAGGAAAAAACGAAGTTTAAAACAGGATAAAGTAGTACAGCTGTTTGCTAAAAGACATAAAGCAAAATAAGAAgtcttataattttttttccccacagctcCGAAAATCTCTATAGCAAAGAGTTGTATAAAATGGGAAGAGCAAACAGCTGCACAAATAATTCAACTGCATCGTGCAATAGGAAGTATGGTGAgactggatttttttggaaCTGTTTTTTGTCCTGTAGCATGGCTGAGTTTGGTGTAGATATTTTAACTAATCACTATACCTCAATTTTAGTTATTTTAGCCTCTGTAACCTTGCATGTGTTTTAAAATCCTGGTAGTTTGTCATTAGAGGTGGAATTTTCATGTACTTGATCCCAAATCAGCtcaaaaattttatattttatattgtttcCTTAGCTCTGAGATTTTCCCTGGTGTATTTGAGGAGGTTTGGAATGCTACAGTGACATCTCTGCATGGCAGTAAACAGTGCAGACATCCACAGTGAAGAGCTGCTGTAGCTAATTGTTTAACTAATTTCTGCATAGACTAATGGTTTAAGTTGAGGAAGACTCAGGAAAACTAAGTCTGATAAGAAAAATCTCCTATCTAGACATACAGCTAAATTTTCTCTTAATGTTAGTATCACAGGTATTTTGCTTGAGGAAAAAATAGCCtggaaatgtgaaaatattcTGAATGTGTCATCTGTTTCTGTTTCCAGTTTCCTTTGCAGACACTCTGGAAGGGTACTGCCATTAAACTCCTGGATTTTGTGGAAGTGGATAATATGCCTGGTTTTTCTGGTATTTActcttaaattattaaattttttaaaccattttctTTAAGAATCTGAGTGCAATGTGGGCCAAGGTGTATGACTGTGATCAGGGTTTAGTGAGTGTTCATGGATCAGATATGGAGTAGTGCCAGAGAATAATTCTGTTCTGATTGTTTCTGTTCATTTGGTTATAATAAAACACAgaatacaataaaatatttttcagcaaaataGTGACTCAAGATGGTTATCATGCTTCAAAGGAACAGAAGTGGTTCAAAATTTTGTGTACTTTTTGGCATAAAAATGCAGGATGATCCTTCTTTGCTTTTAGATCAAATACAAAATGACTGTGAAGTTGTTCCTGGTTCAGTGCTGTTCCATAAAAAGTCCCAAACATTGATAGCTCGCTGCAAGGTAGGctttctttatttgtttaatattcACTGCACTAAAGATGAGGTTTTTAGTATTTGTGTGGTGCATAACTTTTATCTTAATTGTCCATTATTAGTTTCTGTACTAGTTTAGATCAGCACCAGATGTTTTATTTGATACCTTAAAGTTTTAATTTCCATTAACAGGCTTTGCACATTTGCAAGCAAGAATTTGACTTGTAAGCCTGATGACATTGATTTAAATGTCTTCTGTAAGCCAGCCTATGGGAGCTAAAGATAGCTCTAAACATGAAGGAGcttactgcctttttttttgttgttttttatatttAGGAAGGCTGGGTTGGAATCAAAACAGTCATTTTAAAGAAGAAGCTTACAGCAGTTGACTTCTACAATGGATATATGCACTCTTGGTTCCAGCAGAATCCAAGAACAGTTCATCGGGAATGTAGATTTCAAACACTCAAACTTAGCATGGCAAAAAAGACTCTGAAAGAGAGGGGAACATTGGCACAGGATATAAAAccataaatgtatttttcaatgTCTGTAagttaatataaaatatttcaaagcccACCTATAACATTGAACTTAATTAGGGGATTTCTTCCCATAGTGTTTGATCTTATTGTCACCCACATGTTTTCATGGTGGGTTCCTGAAGAtacttcttctctttctttgttAAGGAGGAGAATCTCCATGAGTGCTGTAGATATTGAATAAATCCATTTCCACTGttgagaaataaatttatttttatacaacGTTTTTAGGGTGGTTTTTTTAGGACTTTGGTATAATCTTCTTCAGGCATAAGTTTTGGATAATTACTTTAATATGGAAATACTAAAATTCAGTGAGCTTTTTTAATGCTCACCAAGACTTAGACTGTCTAGTTTGATATTCTTGTGGATCCTAAAATTCTCTGTATCCCTGCATCGAGGTGAATAACTTAGCTAGGAACATAAAAGAACCTTTTCCTGTTCATcatgattttctttcttcccctttctGTTTTCATGTCCTGGGATACATcccatttaaaatttttgtgcCCTCCATCCAGGAAATTTATGTTCTACTATTTCACTTTCTGATGTCAGAGGTTTTTACCTGATGAGGAGTTCTTAATCTAATCTAAGATTTTCCTCAACGTGTCTTTGCTTAGTTGCATATACAAGGAGTATTTGATGTCAAGAATCCCAAAACTTGTGTTTCTCACACTTTCTTGTCTTAGAAGAAGTAATGTAGCACTGAGTATAACAGCAGAGCAAAGACTGGCCATATTTTGGGAGCTGTTCTAATATTTACTaacttttcctgctttttctgaGTTCTACTgaagtaaaagcaaaaaatctaGAAAAATGTGTCATATCACAAGgattaaaatgtttctgaagaAGCATCTgttaaagcagctgctgcagtatttttcttctactgCTGTTAGTCCATCAATTAATTACCTCTGACAGGTTTTCCAAAACACATGGTCCTCCAAGAAATCCAAGGCTATGAATCAGAGTCAAAAACTAGAAGCAAACAGCAAGGTGGAAGTCAGGCTCCTGTAGAGAATTCCTGTTGTTCCTGACCACAGACTCGGTGCAGTTTTGCTGCAGAAATTCTAAATCTGGCAAGTTTTCTTCCAAGAAAATGatgtatttttgtgttttgctcCCTGCTACCTTTTGTAAGTGCAAGTTTTGGAGTCgctttgtttttattctgttcaGATCAATCTGAAAACATTAGTAACAGCTTTATGCCAGTGGGAGGGTGGGTGGGTCAGTGAGTTTTCAGTGGTTTGTGGAGATAGCGGGTGGTTTGGAGAGTTTTCTGGGGTTTGCTACCTCACTATATGGCAAAACCCCACCACCACAATTTAGAGATAATTTTAAGCACTAACGGTAAAGAGTTATGGACTTAAGTGT contains these protein-coding regions:
- the MTFMT gene encoding methionyl-tRNA formyltransferase, mitochondrial, which gives rise to MRARVLRACRDGVRAAGPPWRVLFFGTDRFAVTTLRALWAAGEPSEDSLVSRLEVVTLPSRLPSHLPVRSCARELQLPVHEWPHTGPVGQFDVGVVASFGRLLSEELILQFPYGVLNVHPSCLPRWRGPAPIVHTVLHDDKVTGVTIMEIRPKRFDVGPIIKQEEVAVPPRCTAQELEGMLAKMGASMLLAVLKNLPESLKNKKEQPKEGVTFAPKISIAKSCIKWEEQTAAQIIQLHRAIGSMFPLQTLWKGTAIKLLDFVEVDNMPGFSDQIQNDCEVVPGSVLFHKKSQTLIARCKEGWVGIKTVILKKKLTAVDFYNGYMHSWFQQNPRTVHRECRFQTLKLSMAKKTLKERGTLAQDIKP